The window gatgtttcacagtatgggatccatttaacatttatttccttgCCTGTTTTCATTGTTCATAAATACCCTTAAAAACCTTGTAACTTCAGCTGGTGGCACTTTCTGCTTGTCTATATAGACAAAACAATAagttctccatggagagaagctgGTGATgtaccctccacctgaaaagcagtacacctttaatatgAACTGCAGCTAATTCAaaatcacatgtatttcagaacttGTTTGTGATCATCTAAATCATAGGGTTAGAGCGTTGTATACATAGACCAACATGGACATTTAGTTTACTAGTGAGGAAGTTGTATAGTAGGGCTGTAGTCCGTTAGTCCCTTAATCGATTAATCGGTCGATGCTGTCTTtgtcaaccaaaatttgtattagtcgagtaattattttatttagatggtAAGGACTCATacgggacaacagcagaaaggagaagttagtgagtgaatTAGCTTTAGATGCTTCTGATGTTAGGCAAATTAAACTCAGGACTCACACATTTAAtctacattgtttcctagtattttttttctgcatgaaTAGTTAGTTTTGCATGAACTCTCGTTCAGGTGTAGATTTGTttaggtcagatacatagaaatGTGTAAAGGTTTTAAGAACTTTTGCCACACCCTCTTTGAATCGACTTAACGGTCAGCAGGACATGTCTCTAGTCGACATAGAACGTCTTACTACAGCCCTAACAAATTGATTAGATAGATAAATATACTTAATTAATCCTGCAGAAAATTCAGTTTAATCTCACATCCCTAAACCCAAACACTAAACCTATCTCTATTGTTATTTTTGGCTTTGATCCAACATAAGCTCAAACAGTAGTAGGCCTGATTCCACTGAGGTATGGCGGCTCTGATGTGATTAAATGCACTTGTACTGacacgtgtttttttttgtattgacttGTGTTCTACTGTTGCAGGTTCATGAACAGAAGAGCGTCTGCCAACTGCCGCTACCAACCCACATGCTACGAGCATGCCGCTAACTGCTATACGCACGCTGTAAGTGGAGACAGGAGTACTGTCATGATCAGATCTGTTTAGCTAACTGTTGATTAAGTGATtacttgattattattattttttttttacttaagatgtcaagtacaaactaaatatttagagTTGTggacttttgtatttgttttcagTCTGCAGCAACTCTTTCAtattttagatgtgttttggtcttttacagaataaaatggTTATTACTCACTATTGACACTCATATAATGTTTCCATTAATAAACTTCTAAAGGTTGTGCTGTCATTTGCATAACCTCTATatgtccactgctctgtactttgttctccaattaaATTTGCTTAGTTGGTGATACAAATAGGATTCGGCAGAGTTGTGTAGGCAAATAAAAAAGTTTcattgtacaaaaaaacaagcCGTTGCtggctagtgtgatctgcaggggccaacagctacacggtactttgttgtgatgacgttttaAAAAACAGTGCATTTTTGTCAGAAGGAGAACCTTggggttaaacatgtgaatgaaacaaaaacacaactccaggtatgtttgagatgaggaaacaatattataacatagagcaTAAAATAATAGGCCCCTTAAAGACTGTGGGGCTACTGTAGTCTGCTCTATTTAATGAAAACTTCATCTCAACTAAATTTTGATGCATAGCTCAGTCCTATATACAAGtctgtattttgtgtgtgcTGTAGTTGCTGATCGTGCCGGCCTTCGTGGGCATGGCTCTGCTCCATCGCCTCTCGGACACGTCCTGGGAGAGGATCACGGCTGTGGTCTATGGTCTGGGCCTCTGCGCGCTCTTCGTTGTCTCCACCGTGTTTCACATCATCACCTGGAAGAAGAGCCACATGAGGTAGGATCATACACCGCTCAACAAGGCACatttgtttataataataataataataataataataaattggttttatatagcgcttttcacaatAACCCGAAGACACTTCACAATAGTTTAGCACAAAACAAGGACAGGACAGACAAAACAAGTTTCAAGGTTTGAGCTGTTTTTTGAAGGTGTTTAGTGAGTCTAAGTTTCtgatgtggaggaggagagagttccagagctttGAAGCAACGATAGCGACTGCTCGGTCCCCCATGGTCTGGTGCTTTGGTTTGACTGTGGGAGTGAGGAGGTTTGAGTCATCTAATTGGACGTAACTTTATAAAGTAAATCAAAAACTTGCATATACTGTAATAGGGCatttaaacacttaaatattTAGACAGCCTGGAACCAGCATGTACCTTTTAAATTGAGTTTTACTAATTATCAAATTATCAAATTATACACTAATTCTTCTCCATCTATTTAGAGCTTAGTCAGACCTGCGGAAAAAATGACTCCTCACGTTTCCCTCACATTGATTTTTGATtaaattctgtttttgtttttttcaaaaacaaactcaagATGGCTCTTAGTATTGATTTAATAAATCTCTGccctttaaagtaaaaataatcacatttcttCCCCCACAGTCTTCtgctgctccaaaccacatctgTTTACTGACAGagttggctgtagacctctccattcaAAAAGCTCAACCATATCATTGAGCCTTAGACATGACTGGATCTCGATCTTTCTCTATCTCAATTAATTGCACAGTTCTGCACAAACCCATTGTTTTCTCCAGTCATAGTaatttgtaaagttgtaacaggaagggcatctggcataaaaaggTGGGCATCTAGATTGTTGGCTTGGCTGTATAACATTTTCTGATACATACGGGAATGGAAACAAGCATAACTTCTATCCAGACTGGTCTTTAATTTCACAGAAGCTAAATGGTTAGCTTTGATGCTAAAGAAGTGAAACTTGGATCCGGTTTGTCACTTGTACTTCTGTCTGTCTTGTGTTTATAGCGAGAGAAAGTGTCTGTCTTTTATCAGCGTCTGTGGAAGTTTATCTTTCTAGAAATGACCGACattgtatgtaaacttttagccaaaaaatagactgaagtaaaagcatgtttttatatttttgtgtgtttattgcactgaaaaacatagaaaaaacattgcatttccacaaaccaaTGGCAGTATGgagtttggtattaaacttatctccaagGATAATGTTCCAAAGAATGGTTTTAACTATTTTTTTCCCATGGAATCACACAGGTAATGTGCCTGCTCCAGAAAGTGActttgttttgagctttgttcaTGAATAGCAGAACTTAACTTGAGGTTTATCCCACAAGGTTGAGAAAAAATGGAGAACCCAAAACTGAAAGTAGAACATTTAAATTAGAGATCGACTGGTATGTTGTTTTCATAGGCAgctgtttagaatccagagcaacccaTAATCTATAAACCCTATTGATATTTTTGGGTAGATAAATAGAGCCAATTtcgattattttccccaaataatgtattaaaatgtactacaaagTCACCCATGGCTCTTATTTCAGTACAGACTGGGTAGGAGGACAGTGTAGTCAGATTCTAAGCAGTGTATAAAATATCAGTATGAATACGGTTATTTGGTTCTATGTTTATGTGCTGGTGTATGtaagtgtgttgtttgtgttgcagGTCGATGGAGCAGTGCTTCCACATGTGTGACAGGGTGGTCATCTACTTCTTCATCGCTGCCTCCTACACGCCCTGGTCAGACCCTGTGTCTAATCTCAGTATTTTTGTAGTATTACTTAGTATTACTTACTTAATCTGCCttcttttacatataaatactttgtttcctagtacttttatCTGGACAAATAACTTATTTGTATGAATTTGTATgatcagatacatagagatgcgTAATAGTTTTGAAAGGTTTTGCCACACCtcctttttagttgactaattgaTCAGCAGGGCACATACTATTCTGACTCCTTTGTTTGTGTCCCAGGTTGAACTTGAGGGAGCTCGGGCCTCTGGCAGCTCACATGCGCTGGTTCATTTGGCTCATGGCAGCTGCAGGGACCATCTACGTCTTTAACTACCACGAAAAGTAAGTTtacagggcccatattatgatgttttctgtttttcttatcaaaaacatacccagagttgtgttttgtttcattcaaacatgtttaacacacaaatcctgcatatttacgagttcttctctcaaactgaaaacattctgttccaccttgtgatgtcatgtggtaatacaggaagtgctccactgtgtttttaaactccatagcccttcagtagaatcatagCAAAAATATTGTGCTAGAATTTGCTAAGCTACCAGTGAAAtttgtaagaatacatgtttttacaaggatttttttagcaataaaaacacctgaattTGCTTTAATGttagataagattaatgccatactgtggaacatcccaggcaaagcaataactgtGAAGTCgagtaggtggcagaccctctactaAGAAAGTTTCATATTTTCCTttttaaagccaaaaaaaacaacaacaaaaaacaaaaagcttgttatttcactttttcaaaCGCCCAaatttatgtcatttttgtttatctttattaCTTTCTAAATGAACAGACATCTGATCAGTATTTtcatctcttctctgtttttagGTACAAACTGGTGGAGCTGGCCTTCTATCTCACCATGGGCTTCTTCCCTGCTTCAGTCGTCACCTCAATGGTAACAATTCTAACTatgctgtttttacatttgaatagGCTTTGCATCGTCTGCTCTCTTTTCTTtatcctctcactctctttcctcgtctctctcttttttactctctctcctctccctccctcctatATCTATATCTGTCTTTCACTCTTACTCTCGCTCTTTCTCAACACTAAAATG of the Periophthalmus magnuspinnatus isolate fPerMag1 chromosome 8, fPerMag1.2.pri, whole genome shotgun sequence genome contains:
- the mmd gene encoding monocyte to macrophage differentiation factor; the encoded protein is MKRVNSFNRFMNRRASANCRYQPTCYEHAANCYTHALLIVPAFVGMALLHRLSDTSWERITAVVYGLGLCALFVVSTVFHIITWKKSHMRSMEQCFHMCDRVVIYFFIAASYTPWLNLRELGPLAAHMRWFIWLMAAAGTIYVFNYHEKYKLVELAFYLTMGFFPASVVTSMSNTDGLHELACGGLIYVLGVFFFKSDGIIPFAHAIWHVFVALAAAVHYYAIWKYLYKSPGSDSLLET